A single Mus caroli chromosome 15, CAROLI_EIJ_v1.1, whole genome shotgun sequence DNA region contains:
- the Map3k12 gene encoding mitogen-activated protein kinase kinase kinase 12, translating into MACLHETRTPSPSFGGFVSTLSEASMRKLDPDTSDCTPEKDLTPTQCVLRDVVPLGGQGGGGPSPSPGGEPPPEPFANSVLQLHEQDTGGPGGATGSPESRASRVRADEVRLQCQSGSGFLEGLFGCLRPVWTMIGKAYSTEHKQQQEDLWEVPFEEILDLQWVGSGAQGAVFLGRFHGEEVAVKKVRDLKETDIKHLRKLKHPNIITFKGVCTQAPCYCILMEFCAQGQLYEVLRAGRPVTPSLLVDWSMGIAGGMNYLHLHKIIHRDLKSPNMLITYDDVVKISDFGTSKELSDKSTKMSFAGTVAWMAPEVIRNEPVSEKVDIWSFGVVLWELLTGEIPYKDVDSSAIIWGVGSNSLHLPVPSSCPDGFKILLRQCWNSKPRNRPSFRQILLHLDIASADVLSTPQETYFKSQAEWREEVKLHFEKIKSEGTCLHRLEEELVMRRREELRHALDIREHYERKLERANNLYMELNALMLQLELKERELLRREQALERRCPGLLKSHPSRGLLHGNTMEKLIKKRNVPQKLSPHSKRPDILKTESLLPKLDAALSGVGLPGCPKGPPSPGRSRRGKTRHRKASAKGSCGDLPGLRAALPPHEPGGLGSPGGLGVGPSAWDACPPALRGLHHDLLLRKMSSSSPDLLSAALGARGRGATGGARDPGSPPPPQGDTPPSEGSAPGSTSPDSPGGAKGEPPPPVGPGEGVGLLGTGREGTAGRGGNRAGSQHLTPAALLYRAAVTRSQKRGISSEEEEGEVDSEVELPPSQRWPQGPNMRQSLSTFSSENPSDVEEGTASEPSPSGTPEVGSTNTDERPDERSDDMCSQGSEIPLDLPTSEVVPERESSSLPTQHQDGQGPNPEDSDCDSTELDNSNSIDALRPPASLPP; encoded by the exons ATGGCCTGCCTCCATGAAACCCGAACACCCTCCCCTTCCTTTGGGGGCTTTGTGTCTACTCTAAGTGAGGCTTCCATGCGAAAGCTGGATCCAGACACTTCAGACTGCACCCCCGAGAAAGACCTGACACCCACTCAGTGTGTACTTCGAGATGTTGTGCCTCTCGGTGGGCAGggtggaggagggcccagcccctcCCCAGGTGGAGAGCCTCCCCCAGAGCCTTTCGCCAATAGTGTCCTGCAGCTACATGAGCAGGATACAGGTGGGCCAGGGGGAGCCACTGGGTCACCTGAGAGTCGAGCATCTAGAGTTCGAGCTGATGAGGTACGTCTGCAGTGCCAGAGTGGCAGTGGCTTCCTTGAAGGTCTTTTTGGCTGCCTGCGCCCTGTCTGGACAATGATTGGCAAAGCCTACTCCACAGAACACAAGCAACAGCAGGAAG ACCTTTGGGAAGTCCCCTTTGAGGAAATCCTGGACCTGCAGTGGGTAGGCTCAGGGGCTCAGGGTGCCGTTTTCCTGGGACGCTTCCACGGGGAGGAGGTAGCTGTGAAGAAGGTTCGAGATCTCAAGGAGACTGACATCAAGCATCTTCGAAAGCTGAAGCACCCCAACATCATCACTTTCAA GGGTGTTTGCACACAGGCCCCCTGCTACTGCATCCTTATGGAGTTCTGCGCTCAAGGACAGCTATATGAGGTGCTCAGAGCCGGCCGCCCTGTCACCCCCTCCTTGCTGGTTGACTGGTCCATGGGCATTGCTGGTGGCATGAATTACCTGCACCTGCACAAGATTATCCACAGAGACCTGAAGTCACCCAA CATGCTAATCACATACGACGATGTGGTGAAGATCTCAGATTTTGGCACTTCCAAGGAGCTGAGTGACAAGAGCACCAAGATGTCCTTTGCAGGAACAGTAGCCTGGATGGCTCCTGAAGTGATCAGAAATGAACCTGTGTCTGAGAAGGTTGACATCTG GTCCTTTGGGGTGGTGCTATGGGAACTACTGACTGGAGAGATTCCCTACAAAGATGTAGATTCCTCAGCCATCATCTGGGGTGTGGGAAGCAACAGTCTCCACCTGCCTGTACCCTCCAGCTGCCCAGATGGTTTTAAAATTCTACTTCGCCAGTGCTG GAATAGCAAACCACGAAATCGCCCATCATTCCGACAGATCTTGCTGCACCTGGACATTGCCTCAGCTGATGTGCTCTCTACACCCCAGGAGACTTACTTTAAGTCCCAG GCAGAGTGGCGGGAAGAAGTAAAACTGCACTTTGAAAAGATTAAGTCAGAAGGGACCTGTCTGCACCGCCTAGAAGAGGAACTGGTGATGCGGAGAAGGGAGGAGCTCAG ACATGCCCTGGACATCAGGGAGCACTATGAACGCAAGTTGGAGAGAGCCAACAACCTGTACATGGAACTGAATGCCCTCATGCTGCAACTAGAACTCAAAGAGAGGGAATTGCTCAG GCGAGAGCAGGCTTTAGAAAGGCGGTGTCCTGGTCTACTAAAGTCACACCCTTCCCGGGGCCTCCTACATGGAAACACTATGGAGAAGCTCATCAAGAAAAGGAACGTGCCACAGAAACTGTCGCCCCACAGCAAAAG GCCAGATATTCTCAAGACAGAGTCTTTGCTACCTAAACTAGATGCAGCCCTAAGTGGGGTGGGGCTTCCTGGGTGTCCTAAGGGCCCCCCTTCACCTGGAAGGAGTCGGCGTGGCAAGACCCGTCACCGAAAGGCCAGTGCCAAGGGCAGCTGTGGAGACCTGCCTGGGCTTCGTGCAGCTTTGCCACCCCATGAGCCTGGAGGACTAGGAAGCCCAGGGGGCCTAGGAGTGGGCCCTTCAGCTTGGGATGCTTGCCCCCCTGCTCTCCGTGGACTCCACCATGACCTTCTACTCCGAAAGATGTCATCATCATCCCCAGACCTGCTATCAGCAGCGCTGGGAGCCCGAGGCCGAGGGGCTACAGGGGGAGCTCGGGATCCTGGCTCACCACCTCCACCCCAGGGCGATACTCCTCCAAGTGAGGGATCAGCTCCTGGTTCCACCAGCCCAGATTCACCTGGGGGAGCTAAAGGGGAACCACCTCCACCAGTAGGGCCTGGAGAAGGTGTGGGGCTGCTGGGAACTGGAAGGGAAGGGACTGCAGGCCGGGGAGGAAACCGGGCTGGGTCCCAGCACTTGACCCCCGCTGCGCTGCTGTACAGGGCTGCTGTGACTCGAAGTCAG AAACGTGGTATCtcatctgaagaagaagaaggagaggtaGACAGTGAAGTAGAGCTACCCCCAAGTCAAAG GTGGCCTCAGGGCCCGAACATGCGTCAGTCACTATCTACATTCAGCTCAGAGAACCCATCAGATGTGGAGGAAGGTACAGCTAGTGAGCCTTCCCCAAGTGGCACACCAGAAGTTGGCAGTACCAACACTGATGAGCGGCCGGATGAACGATCTGATGACATGTGCTCACAGGGCTCAGAAATTCCACTGGACCTACCTACTTCAGAGGTAGTCCCTGAACGTGAATCCAGCTCCTTGCCGACACAACACCAGGATGGCCAG GGCCCCAATCCTGAAGACTCAGACTGTGACAGCACTGAATTGGACAACTCCAACAGCATTGATGCCTTGCGGCCCCCAGCCTCCCTTCCACCATGA